One genomic region from Streptomyces sp. NBC_00582 encodes:
- a CDS encoding lamin tail domain-containing protein, whose amino-acid sequence MNAVISVGVAGAFAIVSLPAAYATPSAAVVISEVYGGGGNSGATLTRDFVELGNAGAAAYDLSGYSVQYLPGSPSSSSQWQVTALSGSVAPGGRFLVAEAAGSGGTTALPTADATGSIAMSATSGTLALVSGTTALTCRTAADCAADSRIVDLVGYGTAVVREGSGPVTGASNTASVARGASLADTDDNAADLAAGTPSPVNSAGQSPGSGDGDGGGGGEDPTQPGTVRIHDIQGTTRLSPLAGQTVTRVPGIVTGVRTSGSKGYWIQDPTADSDARTSEGVFVYTGSVTPTVAVGDAVLVSGKVSEYYPSSTSQSVTELTGPTATVLSSGNALPAAVTLDATSVPSAYIPTAGGGSVESLALEPTVYAQDFYEANEGMRVAFSDARVVGAANAYGEMWVTVKPDENPTVRGGTLYSSYDQPNTGRIEVMSLDAGTAHPAANVGDELAGTTTGPLDYSTYGGYNVQATQLGTRVDHGLKQEVTRRQKGDELAVATYNVENLDALDDQTKFDRLAQGVAVNLSSPDIVALEEIQDDNGATDDGTVTSEATLTRFTDAIRAAGGPRYQWRYISPANDQDGGEPGGNIRQVFLFNPKRVSFTDRAGGDATTGTSVVKNRKGVHLTYSPGRIDPASDAWSSSRKPLVGEFVFRGESVFVIANHFTSKGGDQPVHGRYQPPARSSETQRQAQAAEVNTFVKSLLAADRNAKAVVLGDLNDYEFSGTVGTLTAGKVLTPLITTLPAAERYTYVYDGNSQTLDHILTSPAVTRFDYDVVHLNAEFADQASDHDPQIVRIDVNRCR is encoded by the coding sequence ATCAACGCCGTCATATCCGTGGGGGTGGCCGGTGCGTTCGCCATCGTCTCCCTTCCCGCCGCGTACGCGACGCCGTCCGCCGCGGTGGTGATCTCCGAGGTGTACGGCGGTGGCGGCAACTCGGGGGCGACCCTGACCCGGGACTTCGTCGAGCTCGGCAACGCGGGCGCGGCGGCCTACGACCTGAGCGGGTACAGCGTGCAGTACCTGCCCGGTTCGCCGTCCTCCTCCTCGCAGTGGCAGGTGACCGCGCTCAGCGGGTCCGTCGCGCCGGGCGGGCGGTTCCTCGTCGCCGAGGCGGCGGGGTCCGGCGGGACGACGGCGCTGCCCACCGCCGACGCCACCGGTTCCATCGCCATGAGCGCGACGAGCGGCACCCTGGCGCTCGTCTCCGGCACCACCGCGCTCACCTGCAGGACCGCGGCCGACTGCGCCGCCGACAGCCGGATCGTGGACCTCGTGGGGTACGGCACCGCGGTCGTCAGGGAGGGCAGCGGGCCGGTCACCGGGGCCTCCAACACCGCCTCCGTGGCACGTGGTGCCTCCCTCGCGGACACCGACGACAACGCCGCCGATCTCGCGGCCGGGACGCCCTCCCCCGTCAACTCGGCGGGGCAGAGCCCCGGTTCCGGTGATGGCGACGGGGGCGGCGGGGGCGAGGACCCCACCCAGCCCGGCACCGTCCGTATCCACGACATCCAGGGCACCACCCGGCTCTCCCCGCTCGCCGGACAGACCGTCACCCGCGTCCCGGGCATCGTCACCGGCGTACGGACGTCCGGGTCGAAGGGGTACTGGATCCAGGACCCGACCGCCGACTCCGACGCCCGGACCAGCGAAGGGGTGTTCGTCTACACCGGGTCCGTCACGCCCACCGTGGCGGTCGGTGACGCGGTGCTGGTCAGCGGCAAGGTCAGCGAGTACTACCCGAGCAGCACCAGCCAGTCCGTCACCGAGCTCACCGGTCCGACGGCGACCGTGCTGTCCAGCGGCAACGCCCTGCCCGCCGCCGTCACCCTGGACGCCACCAGCGTGCCGTCCGCCTACATCCCCACCGCCGGCGGCGGCAGCGTCGAGTCCCTCGCCCTCGAACCGACCGTGTACGCCCAGGACTTCTACGAGGCGAACGAGGGCATGCGGGTCGCGTTCTCCGACGCGCGGGTCGTCGGCGCCGCCAACGCGTACGGCGAGATGTGGGTGACCGTCAAGCCCGACGAGAACCCGACCGTGCGCGGCGGCACCCTGTACTCGAGCTACGACCAGCCCAACACCGGGCGGATCGAGGTCATGTCGCTCGACGCCGGCACCGCCCACCCGGCCGCCAACGTCGGTGACGAGCTGGCCGGCACCACCACCGGGCCGCTCGACTACTCCACCTACGGCGGCTACAACGTCCAGGCCACGCAGCTCGGCACCCGCGTCGACCACGGGCTGAAGCAGGAGGTGACCCGCCGGCAGAAGGGCGACGAGCTGGCCGTCGCCACCTACAACGTGGAGAACCTGGACGCGCTGGACGACCAGACGAAGTTCGACCGGCTCGCCCAGGGCGTGGCGGTCAACCTCAGCTCTCCCGACATCGTCGCCCTGGAGGAGATCCAGGACGACAACGGCGCCACCGACGACGGCACCGTCACCTCCGAGGCCACCCTCACCCGCTTCACCGACGCCATCCGCGCCGCCGGCGGGCCCCGCTACCAGTGGCGCTACATCTCCCCCGCCAACGACCAGGACGGCGGCGAGCCCGGCGGCAACATCCGTCAGGTCTTCCTGTTCAACCCCAAGCGGGTCTCCTTCACCGACCGGGCCGGCGGGGACGCGACCACGGGCACGAGCGTGGTGAAGAACCGCAAGGGCGTCCATCTCACCTACTCCCCCGGCCGGATCGACCCGGCGAGTGACGCCTGGAGCAGCAGCCGCAAGCCGCTGGTCGGCGAGTTCGTCTTCCGCGGCGAGTCCGTGTTCGTGATCGCCAACCACTTCACCTCCAAGGGCGGCGACCAGCCGGTCCACGGCCGCTACCAGCCTCCGGCGCGCAGCTCCGAGACCCAGCGTCAGGCGCAGGCCGCCGAGGTGAACACCTTCGTCAAGTCGCTGCTCGCCGCCGACAGGAACGCCAAGGCGGTCGTCCTCGGCGACCTCAACGACTACGAGTTCTCCGGGACCGTCGGCACGCTCACCGCCGGCAAGGTCCTCACCCCGCTGATCACCACCCTGCCGGCCGCCGAGCGCTACACGTATGTGTACGACGGGAACTCGCAGACCCTGGACCACATCCTGACGAGCCCGGCGGTCACCCGCTTCGACTACGACGTGGTGCACCTCAACGCCGAGTTCGCCGACCAGGCCAGCGACCACGACCCGCAGATCGTGCGGATCGACGTCAACAGGTGCCGCTAG
- a CDS encoding type II toxin-antitoxin system death-on-curing family toxin: MTKHTTRHLTVADVTDIARIAFGGRAPEARAPGLLASAVHRPRARMFGTAAYEDLHEQAAALLHGLATNHPLVDGNKRAAWLAAVTFLALHGVDLADCDQETAYDLVIDVASGAEAEICVIAERLRAL, from the coding sequence ATGACGAAACACACCACACGGCACCTCACCGTCGCCGACGTCACCGACATCGCGCGGATCGCGTTCGGCGGACGGGCCCCCGAGGCCCGGGCGCCGGGGCTGCTCGCGTCCGCGGTGCACCGGCCGCGGGCCCGGATGTTCGGCACGGCCGCCTACGAGGACCTCCACGAGCAGGCCGCCGCGCTGCTGCACGGCCTCGCCACCAACCACCCCCTCGTGGACGGCAACAAACGCGCCGCCTGGCTCGCCGCCGTGACGTTTCTCGCCCTGCACGGCGTGGACCTCGCAGACTGCGACCAGGAGACGGCGTACGACCTGGTCATCGACGTCGCCTCCGGCGCGGAGGCCGAGATCTGTGTGATCGCGGAGCGACTGCGGGCGCTGTGA
- a CDS encoding SUKH-4 family immunity protein — MSTTRSTTTIVFTDDELNPYVTHAATRRWLTGPGLPGEGGLLTFEALRTDGLRTVADSTGDPEGRLTAELRDRLVIGGILGTDGRERESVLLDGATGEISTTYFLHDRPDLMDTRPLAPSLEKLLRFATAVDELAALRGQFASYAGRLGPQAVAEASRQLLAVFEDGGAGGDSGLFWKLAAVIRPLALVAGPGTVSGLALDLPPRLLEDEFGSGDVVRFEDVDCPKALTHAPTRRFLREVGLPEEVVWFSLETDIPLQTLAEYCADAYEGGFTDEQLPVNAHRLIRLGHLLEDTSLVVDGDTGAVLSWSEPDLALRPLNADVSTLAFTLWLIRRERALDAVYELTEAYDQLAETMCRTLAAVDPVAVDPTPNTPTDDGWRYWPGMFEDEPGGGLYA; from the coding sequence ATGAGCACGACCAGGAGCACCACCACGATCGTTTTCACCGATGACGAACTGAACCCCTACGTCACGCACGCCGCGACACGCCGCTGGCTGACCGGCCCCGGACTGCCCGGCGAGGGCGGCCTGCTGACGTTCGAGGCCCTGCGCACGGACGGCCTGCGCACGGTCGCCGACTCCACCGGCGACCCCGAGGGCCGCCTCACGGCGGAGCTGCGCGACCGCCTGGTGATCGGCGGCATCCTGGGCACGGACGGCCGCGAGCGCGAGTCCGTCCTGCTGGACGGCGCCACGGGTGAGATCTCCACGACGTACTTCCTGCACGACCGCCCCGACCTGATGGACACCCGCCCGCTGGCGCCCTCCCTGGAGAAGCTGCTGCGCTTCGCGACGGCGGTCGACGAACTCGCCGCCCTGCGCGGTCAGTTCGCCTCCTACGCGGGCCGGCTCGGCCCGCAGGCGGTCGCGGAGGCGAGCCGGCAGCTCCTCGCCGTGTTCGAGGACGGCGGGGCGGGCGGCGACTCCGGCCTCTTCTGGAAGCTGGCCGCCGTGATCCGCCCGCTCGCCCTGGTGGCCGGCCCCGGCACGGTGTCCGGGCTGGCCCTGGACCTGCCGCCCCGCCTCCTGGAGGACGAGTTCGGCAGCGGCGACGTCGTCCGTTTCGAGGACGTCGACTGCCCCAAGGCCCTCACCCACGCCCCGACCCGCCGCTTCCTGCGCGAGGTGGGCCTGCCGGAGGAGGTCGTCTGGTTCTCGCTGGAGACGGACATCCCGCTGCAGACCCTCGCCGAGTACTGCGCCGACGCCTACGAGGGCGGCTTCACCGACGAGCAGCTCCCGGTGAACGCCCACCGGCTGATCCGTCTCGGCCACCTCCTGGAGGACACCAGCCTGGTCGTCGACGGCGACACGGGCGCGGTGCTGAGCTGGAGCGAGCCGGACCTCGCCCTGCGCCCGCTCAACGCCGATGTCTCCACGCTGGCGTTCACCCTGTGGCTGATACGCCGCGAGCGGGCCCTGGACGCGGTGTACGAACTGACCGAGGCCTACGACCAGCTCGCCGAGACGATGTGCCGCACCCTGGCCGCCGTCGACCCGGTCGCCGTCGACCCGACCCCGAACACCCCCACCGACGACGGCTGGCGCTACTGGCCGGGCATGTTCGAGGACGAGCCGGGCGGAGGGCTGTACGCCTAG
- a CDS encoding IclR family transcriptional regulator, with translation MTAETSQTLDRGLKVLKLLADTDHGLTVTELSQKLGVNRTVVYRLLATLEQHALVRRDLGGRARVGLGVLRLGRQVHPLVREAALPALRALAEDIGATAHLTLVDGADALAVAVVEPSWTDYHVAYRAGFRHPLDRGAAGRAILAARQKPVGEPGYTLTHGELEAGASGAAAPLLGVTGVEGSVGVVMLADAVPERVGPRVVDAAREVAEALR, from the coding sequence GTGACCGCGGAGACTTCCCAGACGCTCGACCGGGGCCTGAAGGTCCTCAAGCTGCTGGCCGACACCGACCACGGGCTGACCGTCACCGAGCTGTCCCAGAAACTGGGCGTGAACCGGACCGTCGTGTACCGGTTGCTCGCCACGCTGGAGCAGCATGCCCTCGTACGACGTGATCTGGGCGGGCGAGCCCGGGTCGGCCTCGGTGTGCTGCGGCTGGGCCGCCAGGTGCATCCGCTGGTCCGGGAGGCGGCGTTGCCCGCGCTGCGGGCGCTGGCCGAGGACATAGGGGCGACCGCGCATCTGACGCTGGTGGACGGGGCGGACGCGCTGGCCGTCGCCGTCGTCGAGCCGTCGTGGACGGACTACCACGTGGCGTACCGGGCCGGGTTCCGGCATCCGCTGGACCGGGGGGCGGCGGGGCGGGCGATCCTCGCCGCGCGGCAGAAGCCGGTGGGGGAGCCGGGCTACACGCTCACGCACGGGGAACTGGAGGCGGGCGCGAGCGGGGCCGCGGCGCCGCTGCTCGGGGTGACCGGGGTCGAGGGCAGTGTGGGTGTGGTGATGCTGGCCGACGCGGTGCCGGAGCGGGTGGGGCCGAGGGTGGTGGACGCGGCGCGGGAGGTGGCGGAGGCGCTGCGCTGA
- a CDS encoding xanthine dehydrogenase family protein molybdopterin-binding subunit produces the protein MTNEAATATTTAEAAPAPEPLPHGLGASLQPADARAKTEGTFPYAADLWAEGLLWAAVLRSPHPHARIVSIDTSHAREMPGVRAVITHEDVPGSPVHGRGKADRPVFASEVVRHHGEPIAAVAADHPDTARMAAAAVIVEYEVLDPVTDPELAFEADALHPDGNLIRHIPLHHGDQSAAGEIVVEGQYRIGRADPAPIGAEAGLAVPRPDGGVELYLASTDPHTDRDTAAAVYGLAPDRVKIVVTGVPGATADREDQGFQLPLGLLALKTGCPVKLTATREESFLGHVHRHPTLLRYRHHADADGRLVKVEAQILLDAGAYADTSAEALAAAVSFACGPYVVPNAFIEGWAVRTNNPPSGHVRGEGAMQVCAAYEAQMDKLAKKLGIDPAELRMRNVMATGDVLPTGQTVTCPAPVAELLQAVQEYPLPPLPKDTPEEEWLLPGGPEGAGEPGAVRRGVGYGLGMVHMLGAEGADEVSTATVKIQDGIATVLCAAVETGQGFTTLARQIVQETLGVEEVHVAPVDTDQPPAGAGCRGRHTWVSGGAVERAAKMVRTQLLQPLAHKFGMSTELLQITDGKITSYDGVLSTTVAEELHGKELWATAQCRPHPTEPLDGAGQGDAFVGMAFCAVRAVVDVDIEIGSVRVVELAVAQDVGRILNPAQLAARIEAGVTQGVGIALTENLRTPRGLVRHPDLTGYALPTALDAPDIRIVKLVEERDVVAPFGAKAASAVPVVTSPAAIASAVRAATGRPVNRLPIRPQAAVVTGQ, from the coding sequence CGCGCGTGAGATGCCCGGCGTGCGCGCCGTCATCACCCACGAGGACGTCCCCGGCAGCCCGGTGCACGGCCGCGGCAAGGCCGACCGGCCCGTGTTCGCCTCCGAGGTCGTACGCCACCACGGCGAGCCCATCGCTGCCGTCGCCGCCGATCACCCCGACACCGCGCGGATGGCCGCCGCGGCCGTCATCGTCGAGTACGAGGTGCTCGACCCGGTGACCGACCCCGAGCTGGCGTTCGAGGCGGACGCCCTGCACCCCGACGGCAACCTGATCCGGCACATCCCGCTGCACCACGGCGACCAGAGCGCGGCCGGCGAGATCGTCGTCGAGGGCCAGTACCGCATCGGCCGCGCCGACCCCGCCCCGATCGGCGCCGAGGCCGGCCTCGCCGTGCCCCGCCCGGACGGCGGCGTGGAGCTCTATCTGGCCTCCACCGACCCGCACACCGACCGCGACACGGCCGCGGCCGTCTACGGCCTGGCACCCGATCGGGTGAAGATCGTCGTCACCGGGGTGCCGGGCGCGACGGCCGACCGCGAGGACCAGGGCTTCCAGCTCCCCCTCGGCCTGCTCGCCCTGAAGACCGGCTGCCCGGTGAAACTCACCGCCACGCGCGAGGAGTCCTTCCTCGGCCACGTCCACCGCCACCCGACCCTGCTGCGCTACCGCCACCACGCCGACGCCGACGGCCGGCTGGTCAAGGTCGAGGCGCAGATCCTGCTGGACGCGGGTGCCTACGCCGACACCTCCGCCGAGGCCCTGGCCGCCGCCGTCTCCTTCGCCTGCGGCCCCTACGTCGTCCCGAACGCCTTCATCGAGGGCTGGGCCGTACGCACCAACAACCCCCCGTCGGGCCATGTGCGCGGCGAGGGCGCGATGCAGGTGTGCGCCGCCTACGAGGCGCAGATGGACAAGCTGGCGAAGAAGCTCGGCATCGACCCGGCCGAGCTGCGGATGCGCAACGTCATGGCCACCGGCGACGTCCTGCCGACCGGCCAGACCGTGACCTGCCCGGCGCCGGTCGCCGAACTGCTCCAGGCGGTCCAGGAGTACCCGCTGCCGCCGCTCCCCAAGGACACCCCCGAGGAGGAGTGGCTGCTGCCGGGCGGCCCCGAGGGCGCTGGCGAACCGGGCGCGGTGCGCCGAGGCGTCGGCTACGGCCTCGGCATGGTGCACATGCTCGGCGCGGAGGGCGCCGACGAGGTCTCCACAGCGACGGTGAAGATCCAGGACGGCATCGCGACGGTGCTGTGCGCGGCGGTGGAGACCGGACAGGGCTTCACCACGCTGGCCCGCCAGATCGTCCAGGAGACGCTCGGTGTCGAAGAGGTGCACGTCGCGCCCGTGGACACCGACCAGCCCCCGGCCGGCGCGGGCTGCCGGGGCCGGCACACCTGGGTCTCCGGCGGCGCGGTGGAACGCGCGGCCAAGATGGTCCGCACCCAGCTCCTGCAGCCCCTCGCACACAAGTTCGGCATGTCGACCGAGCTGCTCCAGATCACCGACGGCAAGATCACCTCGTACGACGGTGTCCTGTCGACGACGGTCGCCGAGGAGCTGCACGGCAAGGAGCTGTGGGCGACGGCCCAGTGCCGCCCCCATCCGACCGAGCCGCTGGACGGCGCCGGCCAGGGCGACGCCTTCGTCGGCATGGCCTTCTGCGCGGTCCGCGCGGTCGTCGACGTCGACATCGAGATCGGCTCGGTACGGGTCGTGGAACTGGCGGTCGCCCAGGACGTCGGCCGGATCCTCAACCCCGCGCAGCTCGCGGCGCGGATCGAGGCGGGCGTGACCCAGGGCGTGGGCATCGCGCTCACCGAGAACCTGCGCACCCCGCGCGGACTGGTCCGCCACCCCGACCTGACCGGTTACGCCCTGCCCACGGCCCTCGACGCGCCGGACATCCGGATCGTGAAGCTCGTCGAGGAACGGGACGTGGTCGCCCCCTTCGGGGCGAAGGCGGCCAGCGCGGTCCCGGTGGTGACGTCCCCGGCGGCCATCGCCTCCGCCGTGCGCGCCGCGACGGGCCGCCCCGTCAACCGCCTCCCGATCCGCCCCCAGGCCGCGGTGGTGACGGGCCAGTGA
- a CDS encoding DEAD/DEAH box helicase, with protein MTTSAATSTSHSHHLSPAFPGRAPWGTASKLRAWQQGAMEKYIQEQPRDFLAVATPGAGKTTFALTLASWLLHHHVVQQVTVVAPTEHLKKQWAEAAARIGIRLDPEYSAGPLGKDYHGVAVTYAGVGVRPMLHRNRSEQRKTLVILDEIHHAGDSKSWGEACLEAFEPATRRLALTGTPFRSDTNPIPFVAYEEGADGIRRSSADYTYGYGSALADHVVRPVIFLSYSGNMRWRTKAGDEIAARLGEPMTKDAISQAWRTALDPRGEWMPSVLRAADQRLTEVRKSIPDAGALVIASDQDSARAYAKLIREITGNKATLVLSDDAGASHRIDEFSGGTDRWMVAVRMVSEGVDVPRLAVGVYATTISTPLFFAQAVGRFVRSRRRGETASVFLPTVPDLLGFANEMERERDHVLDKPKKEGEEDPYAEEEKLLQEAEKQQDEDTGEQDMLPFEALESDAVFDRVMYNGAEFGMQAHPGSEEEQDYLGIPGLLEPEQVQLLLQKRQAKQIAHSRKKPDAEADLLELPAERRPVVSHKEMMELRRQLNTMVGAYVHQSGKPHGVIHTELRRACGGPASAEATAGQLRQRIAKVQEWATRMK; from the coding sequence GTGACTACTTCCGCCGCCACCTCCACCTCGCACTCCCACCACCTCTCTCCCGCCTTCCCGGGCCGCGCCCCCTGGGGTACCGCCAGCAAGCTGCGGGCCTGGCAGCAGGGGGCGATGGAGAAGTACATCCAGGAGCAGCCGCGCGACTTCCTCGCCGTCGCCACGCCCGGCGCCGGCAAGACGACCTTCGCGCTGACCCTCGCCTCCTGGCTGCTGCACCACCATGTCGTGCAGCAGGTGACGGTGGTCGCGCCGACCGAGCATCTGAAGAAGCAGTGGGCGGAGGCGGCCGCGAGGATAGGGATCCGGCTCGATCCCGAGTACAGCGCCGGACCGCTCGGCAAGGACTACCACGGTGTCGCGGTGACGTACGCGGGCGTCGGCGTACGGCCGATGCTGCACCGCAACCGCAGCGAGCAGCGCAAGACCCTGGTGATCCTCGACGAGATCCATCACGCCGGTGACAGCAAGTCGTGGGGCGAGGCGTGTCTGGAGGCGTTCGAGCCGGCGACGCGCCGCCTCGCGCTGACCGGTACCCCCTTCCGGTCCGACACCAACCCCATCCCCTTCGTGGCGTACGAGGAGGGGGCCGACGGCATCCGGCGCTCCTCCGCCGACTACACCTACGGCTACGGCTCCGCGCTCGCGGACCACGTCGTGCGGCCGGTCATCTTCCTCTCCTACAGCGGCAACATGCGCTGGCGGACCAAGGCCGGTGACGAGATCGCCGCGCGGCTCGGCGAGCCGATGACCAAGGACGCGATCAGCCAGGCGTGGCGTACGGCGCTGGATCCGCGCGGCGAGTGGATGCCGAGCGTGCTGCGCGCCGCAGACCAGCGGCTCACCGAGGTCCGCAAGTCGATCCCGGACGCGGGCGCGCTCGTCATCGCCTCCGACCAGGACTCGGCGCGGGCGTACGCCAAGCTGATCCGGGAGATCACCGGGAACAAGGCGACCCTGGTGCTGTCCGACGACGCCGGCGCGTCCCACCGGATCGACGAGTTCAGCGGCGGCACCGACCGGTGGATGGTCGCGGTGCGGATGGTGTCCGAGGGCGTCGACGTGCCCCGCCTCGCGGTCGGGGTGTACGCGACGACCATCTCCACCCCGCTGTTCTTCGCGCAGGCCGTCGGGCGTTTCGTGCGGTCGCGGCGGCGCGGCGAGACCGCGTCCGTGTTCCTGCCGACCGTGCCCGATCTGCTGGGCTTCGCCAACGAGATGGAGCGCGAGCGCGACCACGTCCTCGACAAGCCGAAGAAGGAGGGCGAGGAGGACCCGTACGCCGAGGAGGAGAAGCTCCTCCAGGAGGCGGAGAAGCAGCAGGACGAGGACACCGGCGAGCAGGACATGCTGCCCTTCGAGGCGCTGGAGTCCGACGCCGTCTTCGACCGGGTCATGTACAACGGCGCCGAGTTCGGCATGCAGGCCCATCCGGGGAGCGAGGAGGAGCAGGACTACCTCGGCATCCCGGGGCTCCTCGAACCCGAGCAGGTGCAACTGCTGCTGCAGAAGCGGCAGGCCAAGCAGATCGCGCACAGCAGGAAGAAGCCGGACGCGGAGGCCGACCTGCTGGAGCTGCCGGCCGAGCGGCGGCCCGTCGTCTCGCACAAGGAGATGATGGAGCTGCGGCGTCAGCTCAACACGATGGTCGGCGCGTACGTCCACCAGAGCGGCAAGCCGCACGGGGTCATCCACACCGAGCTGCGGCGGGCCTGCGGGGGACCGGCGAGCGCGGAGGCGACGGCGGGGCAGTTGCGGCAGCGCATCGCGAAGGTCCAGGAATGGGCCACCCGCATGAAGTGA
- a CDS encoding MFS transporter has protein sequence MTALEPRDAGVVEDECVSAGASGAERVLGRAHRALTVGIVSVVLLIAFEATAVGTAMPVAARELGGVSLYAFAFSGYFTTSLFGMVLAGQWSDRRGPLGALGSGIAAFGAGLVVAGTAGSMWVFILGRAVQGLGGGLVIVALYVVVGRAYPERLRPAIMAAFAACWVVPSIVGPLAAGTVTEQLGWRWVFLGMPVLVLPPLALALPRIRRRAGGPVAEGAVASVDRRRIRLALMISLGAGLLQYGAQDLRPLSALPLVGGLALLVPAVLGLLPRGTWRAARGLPSVVLLRGLAAGAFISAESFVPLMLVTERGLSPTLAGFSLAAAGGTWALGSWVQTRPWAEPYRERLMTAGMVLVAGAVATAPSVLVHSVPAWTVAVAWGIGCFGMGLVISSTSVLLLKLSAPAEAGANSAALQISDGLSNALLLAAGGAAFAALGGGSVADTAAAGSAGGSHPAAFAAVFLPMAVVALLGAWVTTRLHEPEPTDSTKTPAP, from the coding sequence ATGACAGCCCTGGAACCCCGCGACGCCGGTGTCGTGGAAGACGAGTGTGTGAGTGCCGGCGCGTCCGGGGCGGAGCGGGTGCTCGGGCGCGCCCATCGGGCGCTCACCGTCGGGATCGTCTCCGTGGTGCTGCTCATCGCGTTCGAGGCGACGGCGGTGGGGACGGCCATGCCTGTCGCGGCTCGCGAGCTCGGTGGGGTCTCCTTGTACGCCTTCGCGTTCTCCGGGTACTTCACCACCAGTCTGTTCGGGATGGTGCTCGCGGGGCAGTGGTCGGACCGGCGGGGGCCGCTCGGAGCGCTGGGGAGCGGGATCGCCGCCTTCGGGGCCGGGCTGGTGGTGGCGGGGACCGCGGGCAGCATGTGGGTGTTCATCCTCGGGCGGGCCGTGCAGGGGCTCGGGGGCGGGCTGGTGATCGTCGCCCTGTACGTGGTGGTGGGGCGGGCCTATCCGGAGCGGTTGCGGCCGGCCATCATGGCCGCCTTCGCCGCCTGTTGGGTCGTGCCGTCCATCGTCGGGCCCCTCGCCGCGGGCACCGTCACCGAGCAGCTCGGGTGGCGGTGGGTCTTCCTCGGGATGCCCGTGCTGGTGCTGCCTCCGCTGGCGCTCGCGCTGCCCCGGATACGCCGGCGGGCCGGTGGACCCGTGGCCGAGGGGGCCGTGGCCTCCGTCGACCGGCGGCGGATCCGGCTCGCCCTGATGATCTCCCTCGGGGCCGGACTGCTCCAGTACGGCGCCCAGGACCTGCGGCCCCTCTCCGCGCTGCCCCTCGTGGGCGGGCTGGCGCTGCTCGTGCCCGCCGTGCTCGGGCTGCTGCCGCGCGGGACCTGGCGGGCGGCCCGCGGGCTGCCGTCGGTGGTGCTGCTGCGCGGGCTCGCCGCGGGGGCCTTCATCTCCGCCGAGTCCTTCGTGCCGCTGATGCTCGTCACCGAGCGGGGGCTGAGCCCGACGCTCGCCGGGTTCTCCCTCGCGGCCGCCGGCGGGACCTGGGCGCTGGGGTCGTGGGTGCAGACCCGGCCCTGGGCCGAGCCGTACCGGGAGCGGCTGATGACGGCCGGCATGGTGCTGGTCGCCGGGGCCGTCGCCACCGCGCCCAGTGTGCTCGTGCACTCCGTGCCCGCCTGGACCGTGGCCGTGGCGTGGGGGATCGGGTGCTTCGGCATGGGCCTCGTGATCTCCTCCACCAGCGTGCTGCTGTTGAAGCTGTCCGCGCCCGCGGAGGCCGGCGCCAACTCCGCCGCGCTCCAGATCTCCGACGGTCTGTCCAACGCGCTGCTGCTCGCGGCCGGCGGCGCGGCCTTCGCGGCGCTGGGCGGCGGAAGCGTGGCGGACACGGCCGCCGCCGGTTCCGCCGGGGGCTCCCACCCGGCCGCCTTCGCCGCCGTGTTCCTGCCGATGGCCGTGGTGGCGCTGCTCGGGGCCTGGGTGACGACCCGGCTGCACGAGCCCGAGCCCACCGATTCCACGAAGACACCCGCCCCCTGA
- a CDS encoding S16 family serine protease has translation MLSRLSRLQAVAVCAVPVVGLLVTAVSAPLPFSVAQPGMTANVLGENQGTQVITVSGAPTRTTSGQLRMTTIEATGPDADVRLGDVIDGWFRSDQAIMPRDSVYPSGQSTKEIEQHNTEQMEESQDAATQAALRYLDRTDDGIKVTLKLSDVGGPSAGLLFSLGIVDKLDGDGEGGDLTGGRTIAGTGTIGVDGTVGAVGGVALKTQAARRDGATVFLVPRAECGDAKSELPKGLRLIPVTTLKGAVNALTALETGKGSVPGC, from the coding sequence GTGCTCTCTCGTCTCTCTCGTCTCCAGGCCGTCGCCGTCTGCGCCGTCCCCGTCGTGGGGCTGCTCGTCACGGCCGTGTCCGCGCCGCTGCCGTTCTCGGTGGCGCAGCCCGGGATGACGGCGAACGTGCTGGGCGAGAACCAGGGCACGCAGGTGATCACGGTCTCCGGCGCGCCCACCCGGACCACGTCGGGGCAGCTCCGGATGACGACGATCGAGGCGACCGGCCCCGACGCCGACGTCCGGCTCGGTGATGTGATCGACGGCTGGTTCCGCAGCGACCAGGCGATCATGCCGCGCGACTCGGTCTACCCGAGCGGGCAGTCCACCAAGGAGATCGAGCAGCACAACACCGAGCAGATGGAGGAGTCCCAGGACGCGGCGACCCAGGCCGCGCTGCGCTACCTCGACCGTACGGACGACGGCATCAAGGTCACGCTCAAGCTGTCCGACGTCGGCGGTCCGAGCGCGGGGCTGCTGTTCTCGCTGGGCATCGTCGACAAGCTCGACGGCGACGGCGAGGGCGGCGATCTCACCGGCGGCCGCACCATCGCCGGTACCGGCACCATCGGCGTGGACGGGACGGTCGGCGCGGTCGGGGGCGTCGCGCTGAAGACGCAGGCCGCTCGCCGGGACGGGGCGACGGTCTTCCTGGTGCCCAGGGCCGAGTGCGGCGACGCCAAGTCGGAGCTGCCCAAGGGGCTCCGTCTGATCCCGGTGACCACCCTCAAGGGCGCGGTGAACGCGCTCACCGCTCTGGAGACCGGCAAGGGGTCCGTGCCTGGCTGCTAG